From Styela clava chromosome 6, kaStyClav1.hap1.2, whole genome shotgun sequence, one genomic window encodes:
- the LOC120330929 gene encoding uncharacterized protein LOC120330929: MDLIHQELEEIKKILQIKVPGSELISCHKNLVSVKLIKTKYKQLTACLQFPADYPNEPILIEVKSKVFSPSLVNMITSICDKEAKKHIGRKQIILILKFLQQFLDDNPLLPCREEWASIKKNILEECDSDKVKQKKGMIQVKATQGNYFLKIQATIPNNYPEEPVKLSIEDHNFPGPMVYYFISQAKEYARQATEPPLKKNPKALPFKAEPHLKKTMEFLIKKCCKRFPQECCPMCGKQSLPENPADIIKDGKDDKYIERVYCGHLYHHGCMDAYMKTPPFENGKMCPTCGLRIYHDKWNISPRLAEDRWAHGEARQRELEEVVDFLS; this comes from the exons ATGGATTTAATCCATCAAGAATTGGAAGAAATCAagaaaattcttcaaattaaAGTTCCTGGAAGCGAATTAATCTCTTGTCATAAAAATCTTGTCAGTGTAAAACTCAT aaaaacaaaatacaaacaatTGACAGCATGCCTACAGTTTCCAGCTGACTATCCAAACGAACCGATTCTCATTGAAGTAAAAAGCAAAGTTTTCTCTCCTTCTCTGGTGAACATGATTACCTCAATTTGTGATAAAGAAGCAAAGAAACATATTGGAAGAAAACAG ataatattaattttgaaatttctacAACAATTTCTTGATGACAATCCATTGCTCCCATGCAGAGAGGAATGGGCatcaataaagaaaaatattttggag GAATGTGATTCGGATAAAGTTAAACAGAAGAAAGGAATGATACAAGTAAAAGCTACGCAAGGAAACTATTTTTTGAAG ATTCAAGCAACAATACCCAACAATTATCCAGAAGAACCAGTTAAACTAAGCATAGAAGATCATAATTTTCCTGGTCCTATGGTTTACTATTTCATATCACAAGCGAAAGAATATGCTCGTCAGGCAACTGAGCCTCCATTGAAGAAAAATCCTAA AGCTCTCCCTTTCAAAGCAGaacctcatttaaaaaaaacaatggaatttttaataaagaaatgCTGTAAAAGATTTCCGCAGGAATGTTGTCCAATGTGTGGCAAACAATCATTACCAGAGAATCCAGCC GATATTATCAAGGATGGAAAAGATGATAAATACATAGAAAGAGTGTATTGTGGCCATTTGTATCACCACGGATGTATGGATGCCTACATGAAAACACCTCCATTTGAAA ATGGCAAAATGTGTCCAACCTGTGGTCTCCGTATCTATCACGATAAATGGAATATAAGTCCAAGGTTGGCAGAAGATCGATGGGCCCATGGTGAAGCAAGGCAACGAGAACTTGAAGAAGTTGTCGATTTCTTATCATGA
- the LOC120330939 gene encoding uncharacterized protein LOC120330939: protein MHRLLVHELILICMVLLMRTSLSREENVTSPYDEVTRLNQSADVARVSKFVSCEVLNPLKFRENISVQSKCCRSLYKTFQKRWRNIDNKLSEWLNLLKLWKCPQFRKECDSPTFPFNDFTKTLYKRFCNPEKFYSECSKKLFPKEIDTSGSGSGMPFETDESPVHNKTDFQMLPAKSTVIKSLKFEELFEPCVQASLVEIGGMPKQENFFEMKVGDLPFCEIVWCALPAEVFLTKKVSISMCMPMRCKVNMYVFMSFAGLLGLAIICTNITVLVVFSVKKHSMNSQRLYKISLAVADLLVGLVVLPTMITTIHESFNFHHEVIDTVDKYGRNITTITDVLSSYEFLGISGFFTTLSLSVSIYTLMVASFDRLMVVYKPLEYNKFRAISIAKILIAIVWILCLIFSLLPFAVDGLFYAFVASVVVSLGGGSALILYSVVMVIPLLIVWGTNIATLSLFKRNAGNARMPASNAQTNQNKTENQLVKTLSVMVGVFTFCLIPLVLLTISQFFVSGIYLNDPKNFNQSSSSIMMSFEAVTVLILMSNSLWNIFIYNGRSPEFRSMSRELFRSITGKIQQQFSCNKLHRHQEKGGMKLTDSTSNVKTTSSGVSSSINSITTAA from the exons ATGCATAGGTTGTTAGTACATGAACTGATCTTAATATGTATGGTTTTATTGATGCGTACAAGCCTATCACGCGAGGAAAACGTGACATCTCCATACGATGAAGTTACAAGATTGAACCAATCAGCAGATGTCGCTCgtgtttcaaaatttgtatCGTGTGAAGTTCTAAATCCATTAAAATTTAGAGAAAATATCTCCGTACAAAGCAAATGTTGCCGTTCTCTATATAAAACATTCCAAAAAAGATGGCGTAATATTGATAACAAACTTAGTGAATGGTTGAATTTGCTGAAATTATGGAAATGTCCACAATTTCGAAAGGAATGCGATTCGCCAACATTTCCTTTCAATGATTTCACGAAGACTTTATATAAACGATTCTGCAATCCTGagaaattttattctgaatGCTCAAAAAAGTTATTTCCCAAAGAAATCGACACTTCGGGATCAGGATCAGGAATGCCGTTTGAAACAGACGAAAGTCCTGTTCATAACAAAACCGATTTTCAAATGCTTCCTGCAAAATCCACCGTCATAAAAAGTCTGAAATTCGAAGAACTTTTCGAACCTTGTGTACAAGCATCATTAGTTGAAATTGGAGGAATGCCCAAACAAGAAAATTTCTTCGAAATGAAAGTTGGAGATCTTCCTTTCTGTGAAATTGTTTGGTGTGCACTTCCAGCTGAAGTGTTCCTGACTAAAAAAGTGTCGATTTCAATGTGTATGCCAATGCG ATGCAAAGTAAACATGTACGTGTTTATGTCGTTTGCGGGACTTTTAGGGTTAGCAATCATTTGTACCAATATCACTGTACTCGTCGTCTtttctgtgaagaagcattcaATGAATAGCCAGCGattatacaaaatatcattAGCAGTCGCTGATTTACTGGTTGGTCTAGTCGTGCTTCCAACAATGATCACCACGATACACGAAAGCTTCAATTTTCACCATGAGGTGATTGATACTGTTGATAAATACGGAAGGAATATCACAACAATAACAGATGTGTTATCATCATATGAGTTTCTAGGAATCTCAGGATTCTTCACAACGCTTTCCTTGTCTGTCTCGATTTACACACTCATGGTTGCCAGTTTTGATCGACTTATGGTTGTATATAAACCTCTTGAATACAACAAGTTTCGTGCCATATCAATTGCAAAGATTCTTATAGCTATTGTCTGGATATTGTGTTTGATTTTTTCTCTCCTACCGTTTGCTGTTGATGGCCTGTTCTATGCATTCGTTGCATCTGTTGTTGTATCACTAGGTGGGGGATCAGCTTTAATTTTATATTCCGTAGTCATGGTGATTCCCCTGTTAATAGTATGGGGAACGAACATCGCGACCTTGTCATTATTCAAACGAAACGCCGGGAATGCTCGGATGCCAGCATCTAACGCCCAAACAAACCAAAATAAAACTGAGAACCAGCTTGTGAAAACTTTATCTGTTATGGTCGGTGTTTTTACTTTTTGTCTCATACCATTGGTGCTTCTTACAATCTCGCAGTTCTTCGTAAGCGGGATTTATCTGAATGATCCGAAAAACTTCAACCAAAGTTCGTCGTCAATTATGATGTCATTCGAAGCTGTCACTGTACTTATACTAATGTCAAATAGTTTatggaatattttcatttacaaTGGAAGAAGCCCCGAATTCAGATCGATGAGTAGAGAACTCTTCAGAAGTATTACCGGTAAAATTCAGCAACAATTTTCTTGCAACAAGTTACATCGTCATCAAGAAAAAGGTGGAATGAAACTTACAGACTCGACCTCTAATGTCAAAACAACATCTTCAGGTGTTTCAAGTTCAATAAATTCAATTACTACTGCAGCCTAA
- the LOC120331318 gene encoding uncharacterized protein LOC120331318 — protein MPVKMEFDLLRMFCCGFILVGFCVSEEIKPTPKNDYIKKMFNPERELSSHIAAFYNGVQNGSIKLQRERLNCSHDMNFTTITNDEDRRFCCNEIDISFRQAWTGVLVHLSDFLRALRDLQCSQFNNECDARTYAFTEFNSLTYDRFCNESQFMDKCENTLTEILLKHGGSVNINHTDPGNITDLANGDTTVTLLKQIKQTTLTLDEMLKTCVQAALVNVNSCAGYFEVKETQAPMCGIVWCGFTSDAFKRYDISEWICMPARCRANIIILMVVAGLLSVASTLTNTIALIVFWKNKKLRDSQGIYKISLAVADLLIGVFVFPTVIETMKRAYMPSMLLHHRETDDGMSPKMDIGSFNSRYFNFIGFFSTWSNSVSVYILVMASFDRFMVVFRPLRYNLYTAKSLAIKISIAVWVLALMFSLIPIVLPNFEYRFIAALFVFISGDGEMIILAIAFVIPIFCMLVTHVATYVFSKKNAKARPKVISSGAKVRSISVENRLAKTLSIMVVAYLVCLLPMSVVIGLHFVLTEIDTFYPAELNINTLTLVTSLEIIFCILFISNSLLNFFIYNIRSKEFRSACTKLFNITKSKLKSKLMRSSAKAARDRRTSAAISNASHITVSSNNNGTLSINPKLNEAK, from the exons ATGCCGGTAAAGATGGAGTTCGATCTATTGCGAATGTTCTGTTGCGGTTTTATCCTAGTTGGTTTCTGCGTAAGTGAGGAAATTAAACCGACTCCAAAAAATGATTACATTAAGAAAATGTTCAACCCTGAAAGAGAATTATCAAGTCACATTGCGGCGTTTTACAACGGGGTACAAAATGGTTCGATCAAACTTCAAAGGGAAAGACTGAACTGCTCCCACGATATGAATTTTACGACTATCACTAACGACGAAGATCGGAGATTTTGCTGTAATGAAATTGATATCTCCTTCCGACAAGCATGGACGGGGGTACTGGTGCATTTAAGTGACTTCTTGAGGGCTTTGCGTGATCTACAATGCtctcaatttaacaatgaatgtgATGCAAGAACTTATGCCTTCACGGAATTCAATAGCCTCACGTATGATCGGTTTTGTAATGAATCTCAATTCATGGACAAATGTGAAAACACACTTACAGAAATTTTGTTAAAACACGGAGGATCTGTTAATATAAACCACACTGATCCGGGAAATATCACCGATCTTGCGAACGGAGACACCACAGTAACGTTACTGAAGCAGATTAAGCAAACAACTCTTACCTTGGATGAAATGTTAAAGACTTGTGTTCAAGCAGCGTTGGTTAATGTCAACAGTTGTGCAGGATATTTCGAAGTGAAAGAAACTCAAGCTCCTATGTGCGGAATTGTTTGGTGCGGGTTCACATCTGATGCATTCAAGAGATATGATATTTCGGAATGGATATGCATGCCTGCTAG aTGCCGAGCAAACATTATCATACTGATGGTTGTTGCTGGATTACTGAGTGTAGCAAGTACCTTAACCAACACCATCGCCCTAATTGTATTttggaaaaacaaaaaacttagAGACAGTCAAGGAATTTACAAAATTTCTCTTGCAGTTGCCGATCTCTTAATCGGAGTTTTCGTTTTCCCGACTGTTATAGAGACAATGAAACGAGCTTATATGCCGTCCATGCTGTTACATCATCGAGAAACAGACGACGGTATGTCACCGAAGATGGATATTGGAAGTTTTAACTCcagatatttcaattttatcggATTCTTTTCAACTTGGTCTAACTCTGTCTCCGTATACATATTAGTGATGGCAAGTTTCGATCGATTTATGGTCGTTTTCCGACCGTTACGATACAACTTATACACAGCAAAATCTCTGGCAATAAAGATATCAATAGCAGTATGGGTTCTGGCCCTCATGTTTTCACTAATCCCTATTGTATTGCCTAATTTTGAGTACAGGTTTATCGCTGCTCTTTTTGTCTTTATATCTGGGGACGGTGAAATGATAATCTTAGCAATTGCATTTGTCATACCGATATTTTGTATGTTAGTCACTCACGTCGCCACTTATGTGTTTTCCAAAAAGAACGCGAAGGCTAGACCAAAGGTGATATCTTCTGGCGCCAAAGTGAGATCGATTAGTGTTGAAAACCGACTTGCCAAAACTTTATCCATCATGGTAGTCGCTTACTTAGTCTGTCTTCTACCAATGTCTGTTGTGATAGGACTACATTTTGTTCTCACCGAAATCGACACATTTTATCCCGCTGAGTTAAACATAAACACTCTTACTCTTGTAACTTCTTTAGAAATCATATTTTGtattctttttatttcaaacagcttgttgaacttttttatttataacataAGAAGTAAAGAATTTCGTAGCGCTTGTACAAAATTGTTCAATATCACAAAAAGTAAACTTAAATCTAAATTAATGAGAAGTTCAGCGAAGGCAGCAAGAGATAGGCGAACTTCTGCAGCAATTTCAAACGCTTCTCACATTACAGTGAGTTCAAATAATAACGGAACTCTTTCAATAAATCCTAAATTGAATGAagcaaaatga
- the LOC144424236 gene encoding uncharacterized protein LOC144424236 — translation MDLSQVLPTLITIRMMQLIMLFLMNERFKLCQVMLRRSRLNFLKKVYCICTPTKKRRRKRRFWKKTRTSEWWDRIVNQHFGNEDWIENFRVSWSTFQYIVEQVRPFMSPKQNWVRPPLPVEKRVAVALYKLASCCEYRVVANIFGIAKRRDET, via the exons ATGGATTTGTCTCAG GTTCTGCCCACTTTGATTACGATTCGAATGATGCAATTAATAATGCTGTTTCTGATGAATGAAAGATTTAAGCTATGTCAGGTTATGCTGAGGCGTAGCCGgctcaattttttgaaaaaagtttattGTATTTGTACACCTACGAAGAAAAGACGTCGAAAGCGAAGATTTTGGAAAAAGACACGAACTTCAGAATGGTGGGATAGAATCGTAAATCAGCATTTTGGCAATGAAGATTGGATAGAAAATTTCCGG gtaTCCTGGAGTACATTTCAATACATTGTGGAACAAGTCCGACCCTTTATGTCACCAAAACAGAACTGGGTTAGACCGCCTTTGCCAGTGGAAAAAAGGGTTGCTGTGGCTTTATACAAACTCGCTAGTTGCTGTGAATACAGGGTGGTTGCAAATATATTCGGGATTGCAAAACGACGTGACGAGACGTGA